The following are encoded in a window of Streptococcus pasteurianus genomic DNA:
- a CDS encoding CynX/NimT family MFS transporter, producing the protein MKKDYSSFFVLGIILVGAVLRIPFTTIPTVLSYVADGLGVSVNSLGILTSIPLIMFAFCSSLAPRLADKFGLEKLFTMVLIAMFIGSSMRVINLPSLYIGTMIIGVSIAMMNVLLPSVILANQPLRIGLLTTVYTTAMGLASSVASSVAVPIVKMTSWKGLILLLSFLILLALVVWFPNTFHNHVTEKDEEAHVGSLWKNKRALALLVFGGLQSLLFYTGMTWLPTMASQAGVSSEAAGILASIYSLISLPFSLTIPTLATNLSAKNRKIMLAIVSACGIIGTGMLLFQSSSFVYWLLVNVLIGIAVSALFPYLLVAFSMKSHTPSQTAQLSGMVQAGGYFLAAFGPTLFGYSFDLFGSWTVAALCLFICTIIMTVALFYTERFEKIL; encoded by the coding sequence ATGAAAAAAGATTATTCGAGCTTTTTTGTTCTTGGTATCATCTTAGTGGGAGCTGTTTTGCGGATCCCATTTACAACGATACCAACGGTTTTGAGCTATGTTGCAGACGGTTTGGGCGTTTCGGTCAATTCACTAGGGATTCTAACGAGTATTCCGTTGATTATGTTTGCTTTTTGTTCGTCTTTGGCACCGCGCTTGGCAGATAAATTTGGGCTTGAAAAATTATTCACCATGGTTTTGATTGCCATGTTTATCGGCTCAAGTATGCGCGTGATTAATTTACCAAGTCTTTATATCGGTACTATGATTATTGGAGTTAGTATTGCCATGATGAACGTTTTACTACCAAGCGTTATCTTGGCTAATCAACCGTTGCGTATTGGGCTTTTGACGACTGTTTATACGACAGCTATGGGTTTAGCTTCTTCGGTCGCTTCATCTGTGGCTGTGCCAATTGTCAAGATGACATCATGGAAAGGGTTGATTTTACTTCTTAGTTTCTTGATTTTGCTTGCTTTGGTGGTCTGGTTTCCAAATACATTTCATAATCATGTGACTGAAAAGGATGAAGAAGCACACGTTGGCTCACTTTGGAAAAATAAGCGTGCGCTGGCATTGCTTGTTTTTGGTGGTTTGCAATCTCTTCTTTTTTACACAGGAATGACTTGGTTACCAACAATGGCAAGTCAAGCTGGTGTATCAAGCGAAGCAGCAGGTATCTTGGCTTCTATTTATTCATTGATTAGTTTGCCATTTTCATTGACAATTCCAACTTTAGCCACTAATTTATCGGCTAAGAATCGTAAAATCATGTTAGCGATTGTCTCTGCTTGTGGTATCATCGGAACTGGTATGCTGTTATTCCAATCAAGTAGTTTTGTCTATTGGTTGCTTGTTAATGTTTTAATCGGAATTGCTGTTAGCGCCCTTTTCCCATATCTGCTTGTCGCTTTCTCAATGAAATCTCATACACCAAGCCAAACCGCTCAATTATCTGGTATGGTACAAGCAGGAGGTTACTTCCTAGCAGCTTTTGGACCAACACTGTTTGGTTATAGCTTTGATCTCTTTGGTTCATGGACAGTAGCAGCCCTTTGCCTATTCATCTGTACAATTATCATGACAGTAGCTTTGTTCTACACCGAACGTTTTGAAAAAATATTATAA
- the gltX gene encoding glutamate--tRNA ligase, translating to MPKKIRVRYAPSPTGLLHIGNARTALFNYLYARHHGGDFVIRIEDTDRKRHVEDGERSQLENLKWLGMDWDESPQTHEKYRQSERLDIYQKYIDQLLAEGKAYKSYVTEEELAAERERQEAAGETPRYINEFLGMSEDEKAAYIAEREAKGIVPTVRLAVNESGIYKWHDIVKGDIEFEGGNIGGDWVIQKKDGYPTYNFAVVVDDHLMEISHVIRGDDHIANTPKQLMVYEALGWEAPEFGHMTLIINSETGKKLSKRDTNTLQFIEDYRKKGYMPEAVFNFIALLGWNPGGEDEIFSREELIKLFDENRLSKSPAAFDQKKMDWMSNEYIKNADFDTIFAMAKPFLEEAGRLTDKAEKLVELYKPQMKSVDEIIPLTDLFFEDFPELTDAEKEFMAGETVPIVLEAFKAKLEAMSDEDFKSENIFPQIKAVQKETGIKGKNLFMPIRIAVSGEMHGPELPDTIYLLGREKSIEHIENMLNSLK from the coding sequence ATGCCTAAGAAAATTCGCGTGCGTTATGCACCAAGTCCAACAGGACTTTTACACATCGGAAATGCGCGTACTGCGCTCTTTAATTATCTTTATGCTCGTCACCATGGTGGTGATTTTGTTATTCGTATCGAAGATACTGACCGTAAACGTCATGTCGAAGACGGTGAACGTTCACAATTGGAAAACCTTAAATGGTTGGGAATGGATTGGGATGAAAGCCCACAAACTCATGAAAAATATCGCCAATCAGAACGTTTGGACATTTACCAAAAATACATTGACCAATTGTTGGCAGAAGGTAAAGCTTACAAATCATACGTTACTGAAGAAGAATTAGCTGCAGAACGTGAACGCCAAGAAGCTGCTGGTGAAACACCTCGTTATATCAACGAATTCCTTGGTATGTCAGAAGACGAAAAAGCTGCTTATATCGCAGAACGTGAAGCTAAAGGAATCGTTCCAACTGTTCGTTTGGCTGTTAACGAATCAGGCATTTACAAATGGCATGATATCGTTAAAGGCGACATCGAATTTGAAGGTGGTAACATCGGTGGTGACTGGGTTATCCAGAAAAAAGATGGTTACCCAACATACAACTTCGCCGTTGTTGTTGATGACCATTTGATGGAAATTTCTCATGTTATCCGTGGGGATGACCATATCGCAAACACACCAAAACAATTGATGGTTTACGAAGCACTTGGTTGGGAAGCACCAGAATTCGGTCACATGACATTGATTATCAACTCTGAAACTGGTAAAAAATTGTCAAAACGTGATACGAATACCCTTCAATTTATTGAAGACTACCGTAAAAAAGGTTACATGCCAGAAGCAGTCTTTAACTTTATCGCTCTTCTTGGTTGGAATCCTGGTGGTGAAGACGAAATCTTCTCACGTGAAGAATTAATCAAACTCTTTGATGAAAATCGTTTGAGCAAATCTCCAGCTGCCTTTGACCAAAAGAAAATGGACTGGATGAGCAACGAATACATCAAGAATGCTGATTTTGATACAATCTTTGCAATGGCGAAACCATTCTTGGAAGAAGCTGGTCGTTTGACTGACAAAGCTGAAAAATTGGTTGAACTTTATAAACCACAAATGAAATCTGTTGACGAAATCATTCCATTAACAGATTTGTTCTTTGAAGATTTCCCAGAATTAACAGATGCTGAAAAAGAATTCATGGCTGGTGAAACAGTTCCAATAGTTCTTGAAGCTTTCAAAGCTAAACTTGAAGCGATGAGTGACGAAGATTTCAAATCAGAAAATATCTTCCCACAAATCAAAGCCGTTCAAAAAGAAACAGGTATCAAAGGTAAAAACCTCTTTATGCCAATTCGTATCGCTGTTTCAGGTGAAATGCACGGTCCAGAACTTCCAGATACTATCTACCTTCTTGGTCGTGAAAAATCAATTGAACACATCGAAAATATGCTTAACAGCTTGAAATGA
- a CDS encoding LURP-one-related/scramblase family protein, with translation MKSFEIKQKLWSLAGKFDIKDETGQLAYHVQGSFLKFLKEFTISDSQGQFVSHIKHHFSFPFQRFTVTFVDGKQITIQQRFSLLKAKYDISNFGLEVAGDIWNMNFSLLDQGREVASIHQEWFKIASTYHVDIYDDSLADLVISLVIAIDYVKAIESSSSSASS, from the coding sequence ATGAAAAGTTTTGAGATTAAACAAAAACTTTGGTCATTAGCTGGTAAATTTGATATTAAAGATGAAACTGGTCAACTTGCCTATCACGTTCAAGGATCATTTTTAAAGTTTTTAAAGGAATTCACGATTTCTGACAGTCAAGGGCAGTTTGTTAGTCATATCAAACATCATTTTAGCTTTCCTTTTCAACGGTTTACGGTGACTTTTGTGGACGGTAAACAGATTACAATTCAACAGCGTTTTTCATTGCTTAAAGCTAAATATGATATTTCTAATTTTGGTTTGGAAGTGGCTGGAGACATTTGGAATATGAATTTTAGTCTGCTTGACCAAGGGCGTGAAGTGGCAAGTATTCATCAAGAATGGTTCAAGATAGCCTCGACTTACCATGTTGATATTTACGATGACAGTCTTGCTGATTTAGTGATTTCGCTAGTGATTGCTATCGACTATGTCAAAGCAATCGAATCATCAAGTAGCTCTGCCTCAAGCTGA
- a CDS encoding beta-class carbonic anhydrase, whose protein sequence is MSYFENFLKTNQAYADLHGTEHLPQKPKTHVAIVTCMDSRLHVAQALGLALGDAHILRNAGGRVTDDIIRSLVISQQQLGTREIVVLHHTDCGAQSFTNEAFAAQLERDLGVDVHDKDFLPFSDVEESVREDIAILRNSPLIPEDVVISGAVYDVDTGRMREIK, encoded by the coding sequence ATGTCTTATTTTGAAAATTTTTTGAAAACTAACCAAGCTTATGCTGATTTGCATGGTACAGAGCATTTGCCACAGAAGCCCAAAACGCATGTTGCTATTGTGACTTGTATGGATTCTCGTCTACATGTGGCACAGGCTTTGGGGTTAGCGCTTGGTGATGCTCATATTTTGCGAAATGCTGGTGGTCGTGTGACTGATGATATTATCCGTTCTTTGGTGATTTCTCAGCAACAATTGGGGACACGTGAAATTGTAGTTCTTCATCACACAGATTGTGGGGCACAAAGTTTTACAAATGAAGCTTTTGCAGCGCAGTTAGAGCGTGATTTGGGTGTTGATGTCCATGATAAAGATTTTTTACCGTTTTCTGATGTGGAAGAAAGTGTGCGTGAGGACATTGCTATTTTGCGAAATTCTCCCTTAATCCCAGAGGATGTTGTGATTTCGGGAGCTGTTTATGATGTGGACACAGGACGCATGAGAGAAATCAAATAA
- the radA gene encoding DNA repair protein RadA, whose translation MAKKKTTFICQECGYHSPKYLGRCPNCSSWTSFVEEVEVQEVKNARVSLTGEKSKPTKLKDVSSIHYSRTKTGMDEFNRVLGGGVVPGSLVLIGGDPGIGKSTLLLQVSIQLADKGTVLYVSGEESAEQIKLRSERLGDIDNEFYLYAETNMQAIRAQIEQIQPDFLIIDSIQTIMSPDISGVQGSVSQVREVTAELMQLAKTNNIATFIVGHVTKEGQLAGPRMLEHMVDTVLYFEGERHHTFRILRAVKNRFGSTNEIGIFEMQSGGLVEVLNPSQVFLEERLDGATGSAIVVTMEGSRPILAEVQALVTPTVFGNAKRTTTGLDFNRVSLIMAVLEKRCGLLLQNQDAYLKSAGGVKLDEPAIDLAVAVAIASSYKEKPTNPQEAFIGEIGLTGEIRRVTRIEQRINEAAKLGFTKVYAPKNSLSGIDIPDNIQVIGVTTVGEVLKKVFV comes from the coding sequence ATCGCTAAGAAAAAAACAACATTTATTTGTCAGGAGTGTGGCTATCATTCTCCGAAATATTTGGGACGTTGTCCGAATTGTTCGTCTTGGACGTCTTTTGTTGAAGAAGTTGAGGTGCAAGAAGTCAAAAATGCGCGTGTTAGTTTGACGGGTGAAAAAAGCAAACCGACTAAGTTAAAGGATGTTAGCTCGATTCATTATTCACGCACGAAGACTGGCATGGATGAATTTAACCGCGTGCTTGGTGGCGGTGTGGTGCCAGGTAGTTTGGTGCTTATCGGTGGTGACCCAGGTATCGGAAAATCAACGCTTCTTTTGCAGGTATCTATTCAACTTGCAGATAAGGGAACGGTTCTTTACGTTTCTGGGGAAGAATCAGCAGAGCAGATTAAACTACGTAGTGAGCGTCTCGGCGACATTGACAATGAATTTTACCTTTATGCTGAAACGAATATGCAAGCCATTCGCGCACAGATTGAGCAAATTCAGCCTGATTTCTTGATTATTGACTCGATTCAGACCATTATGAGCCCTGATATTTCTGGGGTTCAAGGGTCGGTATCACAAGTACGTGAAGTGACTGCAGAGTTGATGCAACTGGCTAAGACAAATAATATTGCAACCTTTATCGTTGGTCACGTGACTAAGGAAGGGCAGCTTGCAGGACCGCGCATGCTTGAGCATATGGTGGATACAGTGCTTTATTTTGAAGGGGAACGTCATCACACCTTCCGTATTTTACGTGCTGTGAAAAATCGTTTTGGTTCAACTAACGAAATCGGCATTTTTGAAATGCAATCTGGTGGTCTTGTTGAAGTGCTTAATCCGAGCCAAGTTTTCTTAGAAGAACGTTTGGACGGTGCAACGGGGTCAGCTATCGTGGTTACCATGGAAGGTAGCCGTCCAATTTTGGCGGAAGTCCAAGCTTTGGTAACGCCGACAGTCTTTGGAAATGCCAAACGCACCACGACAGGACTGGATTTTAACCGTGTTAGCCTTATTATGGCGGTGCTTGAAAAACGTTGTGGACTTTTATTGCAAAATCAAGATGCTTATTTGAAATCGGCTGGTGGTGTTAAACTTGATGAGCCAGCGATTGATTTGGCAGTAGCGGTAGCCATTGCGTCAAGCTATAAAGAAAAGCCAACAAATCCACAGGAAGCCTTCATCGGTGAAATTGGTTTGACAGGCGAAATTCGTCGTGTGACACGTATTGAGCAACGTATCAACGAAGCAGCAAAACTTGGTTTTACTAAAGTTTATGCTCCTAAAAACTCTCTGTCAGGTATTGATATTCCAGACAATATTCAAGTCATTGGTGTGACAACTGTGGGCGAAGTCCTCAAAAAAGTTTTTGTGTAA
- a CDS encoding histidine phosphatase family protein — protein sequence MLDRCENSGNYSGFGRDLAPLIEHGRHLARELAKKEVFQSADVIISSSITRALETATYIARETGLDLLVDPFFHEWRPDLDNLNYTGEAVAKAYRIFWENNGKLEENSCYRYETAEQVKQRFLAALEKYRGYDTVIIVTHGVLMRQFVSQKEIAYGEIITVDL from the coding sequence ATGTTGGATAGGTGTGAGAACTCTGGAAACTATAGTGGTTTTGGACGTGATTTGGCACCGTTGATCGAACATGGTCGGCATTTAGCACGAGAGCTTGCTAAAAAAGAGGTATTTCAATCTGCTGATGTCATTATCTCATCCTCGATAACTCGTGCACTTGAAACAGCAACTTATATCGCACGTGAAACTGGCTTGGATCTTTTAGTTGATCCTTTCTTTCATGAGTGGCGACCTGATTTAGATAATTTGAATTACACAGGAGAAGCTGTTGCAAAAGCTTATCGGATTTTTTGGGAAAATAATGGAAAATTAGAAGAAAATTCTTGTTATCGATATGAGACAGCAGAACAAGTTAAGCAACGTTTTCTAGCCGCTCTGGAAAAGTATCGTGGGTATGACACGGTTATTATTGTGACCCACGGTGTGCTAATGCGCCAATTTGTTTCTCAGAAAGAAATTGCTTATGGTGAAATAATAACAGTAGATTTATAA
- a CDS encoding dUTP diphosphatase: protein MSKIRGFELVSQFTDETLLPRRETAHAAGYDLKAAETTEIAAGEIKLVPTGVKAYMQAGEVLYLFDRSSNPRKKGLVLINSVGVIDGDYYGNPANEGHIFAQMKNITNETVVVEAGERIVQGVFMPFLVADGDEADGVRTGGFGSTGK, encoded by the coding sequence ATGAGTAAAATCAGAGGATTTGAATTGGTTTCACAATTTACTGATGAAACATTGCTACCAAGGCGAGAAACAGCACACGCTGCAGGCTATGATTTGAAAGCTGCGGAAACAACAGAAATTGCAGCTGGTGAGATTAAATTAGTGCCAACTGGTGTCAAAGCTTACATGCAAGCTGGTGAGGTGCTTTATCTTTTTGACCGTTCTTCAAATCCGCGTAAAAAAGGCTTGGTTTTGATTAATTCGGTAGGTGTCATTGACGGTGATTATTATGGCAATCCTGCTAATGAAGGTCACATTTTTGCACAAATGAAAAATATCACTAATGAGACTGTTGTGGTCGAAGCTGGCGAACGCATTGTTCAAGGTGTTTTCATGCCTTTCTTGGTTGCTGACGGTGACGAAGCAGACGGCGTTCGTACAGGCGGCTTTGGTTCAACTGGGAAATAA
- a CDS encoding epoxyqueuosine reductase QueH gives MIDLEEILSKMNPNQKINYDRVMQQMAKRWMQEETRPRILVHVCCAPCSTYTLEYLTQYADLTVYFANSNIHPKEEYYRRAYVVQKFVSDFNEKTGNNVQFIEAPYDPSEYFQKVHGFEEEPEGGERCRVCFDYRLDKAAKMAVELGFDYFASALTISPHKSSQVINSVGIEVQKVYATKYLPSDFKKNNGYRRSVEMCEEYDIYRQCYCGCVFAAKMQGVDFTQIKKEAKAFMVGKDGEKEFPHIRFTFEGKEI, from the coding sequence GTGATTGATTTAGAAGAGATTTTATCCAAAATGAATCCCAATCAGAAAATCAACTATGACCGTGTCATGCAACAAATGGCAAAACGGTGGATGCAAGAAGAGACTCGACCACGTATTCTTGTTCATGTTTGCTGCGCACCTTGTTCAACTTATACTTTGGAATATTTGACGCAATATGCTGATTTGACGGTTTATTTTGCCAACTCAAACATTCATCCCAAGGAAGAATATTACCGTAGAGCTTATGTTGTTCAAAAATTTGTATCGGATTTTAATGAAAAAACAGGCAATAACGTTCAATTTATTGAAGCGCCTTACGACCCGTCGGAGTATTTTCAAAAAGTTCATGGTTTTGAGGAGGAACCTGAGGGTGGCGAGCGTTGCCGTGTTTGCTTTGATTACCGTTTAGATAAGGCAGCAAAAATGGCTGTTGAGCTTGGCTTTGATTATTTTGCTAGTGCCTTGACCATTAGTCCGCACAAAAGTTCACAGGTTATTAATAGCGTGGGAATCGAAGTCCAAAAAGTTTATGCAACCAAGTATCTACCAAGTGATTTCAAGAAAAATAATGGCTACCGCCGTTCAGTAGAAATGTGCGAGGAATATGACATCTATCGTCAATGTTACTGTGGTTGTGTTTTTGCTGCTAAAATGCAAGGTGTTGACTTCACCCAAATCAAAAAAGAAGCCAAAGCATTTATGGTCGGAAAAGACGGCGAAAAAGAATTTCCACACATCCGCTTTACCTTCGAAGGAAAAGAAATCTAA
- a CDS encoding cold-shock protein, with translation MVQGTVKWFNTDKGFGFISQENGADVFAHFSEIKSNGFKSLEDGQKVQFDVEQGKRGLQAVNIIKIS, from the coding sequence ATGGTACAAGGTACAGTAAAATGGTTTAATACGGATAAAGGTTTTGGCTTTATCTCTCAAGAAAATGGAGCTGATGTGTTCGCACACTTTTCTGAAATCAAATCTAACGGTTTTAAATCTTTAGAGGATGGTCAGAAAGTTCAGTTTGACGTTGAACAAGGAAAACGCGGACTTCAAGCAGTCAATATTATTAAAATTTCTTAA
- a CDS encoding NAD(P)H-dependent glycerol-3-phosphate dehydrogenase yields MTRQKVAVLGPGSWGTALAQVLNDNGHDVCLWGNVPDQIEELNTKHTNTRYFKDIIISENIKATLDLKEALTDVDAILFVVPTKVTRLVAKQVAETLDHKAVIMHASKGLEPGTHERLSTILEEEIPAELRSEIVVVSGPSHAEETIVRDITLITAASKDQDAAKYVQELFSNNYFRLYTNTDVVGVETAGALKNIIAVGAGALHGLGYGDNAKAAVITRGLAEITRLGVKMGANPLTYSGLSGVGDLIVTGTSVHSRNWRAGDALGRGEKLENIEKNMGMVIEGISTTKVAYELAKELGVYMPITSAIYKVIYEGGDVRESILGMMSNDFRSENEWH; encoded by the coding sequence ATGACAAGACAAAAAGTTGCTGTCTTAGGGCCTGGTTCATGGGGAACGGCTCTTGCGCAAGTATTAAATGATAACGGACATGACGTTTGTCTTTGGGGAAATGTCCCAGATCAAATCGAAGAATTAAATACCAAGCATACAAACACTCGCTACTTTAAAGATATTATAATTTCTGAAAATATCAAAGCGACACTCGACTTAAAAGAGGCACTCACAGACGTTGACGCTATTTTATTTGTTGTACCGACTAAAGTAACACGTTTGGTCGCAAAACAAGTAGCTGAAACACTTGACCACAAAGCTGTTATTATGCACGCTTCTAAAGGACTTGAACCTGGAACACACGAACGCCTTTCTACTATCTTAGAGGAAGAAATTCCTGCTGAATTGCGTTCTGAAATCGTTGTTGTCTCTGGACCAAGCCATGCTGAAGAAACAATTGTTCGCGATATTACATTGATTACAGCCGCTTCAAAAGACCAAGACGCCGCTAAATACGTCCAAGAACTCTTTAGCAACAATTATTTCCGACTTTACACTAATACTGATGTTGTTGGTGTTGAAACAGCTGGGGCTCTTAAAAATATCATTGCTGTTGGTGCTGGTGCCCTTCACGGACTTGGATACGGTGATAATGCCAAAGCAGCTGTTATCACACGTGGACTTGCCGAAATTACTCGTCTTGGGGTAAAAATGGGAGCTAATCCACTCACTTATAGCGGACTTTCTGGCGTTGGTGACCTTATCGTGACAGGAACATCTGTTCACTCTCGTAACTGGCGAGCTGGTGATGCACTTGGACGTGGTGAAAAACTCGAAAACATCGAAAAAAATATGGGTATGGTTATCGAGGGTATCTCAACCACTAAAGTTGCTTATGAACTTGCTAAAGAGTTAGGTGTTTACATGCCAATTACTAGCGCTATCTATAAAGTGATTTATGAAGGCGGCGACGTCCGTGAAAGTATCTTAGGTATGATGTCAAATGATTTCCGTTCTGAAAATGAATGGCACTAA
- the galU gene encoding UTP--glucose-1-phosphate uridylyltransferase GalU — protein sequence MRKVRKAVIPAAGLGTRFLPATKALAKEMLPIVDKPTIQFIVEEALKSGIEDILVVTGKSKRSIEDHFDSNFELEYNLEHKGKTDLLKLVNDTTAINLHFIRQSHPRGLGDAVLQAKAFVGNEPFVVMLGDDLMDINNDNAVPLTKQLINDYETTHASTIAVMPVPHEEVSSYGVIAPQGEGIDGLYSVETFVEKPAPEDAPSDLAIIGRYLLTPEIFNILETQEPGAGNEIQLTDAIDTLNKTQRVFARQFNGDRYDVGDKFGFMKTSIDYALQHPQIKDSMKQYLIDLGKELEADSKKEETK from the coding sequence ATGAGAAAAGTTAGAAAAGCCGTCATTCCCGCTGCTGGTCTTGGAACACGCTTCTTGCCAGCAACTAAAGCACTCGCTAAAGAGATGCTTCCAATTGTTGATAAACCAACCATTCAATTTATCGTCGAAGAAGCCTTGAAATCAGGTATCGAAGACATTTTGGTTGTTACTGGGAAATCAAAACGTTCAATCGAAGACCACTTCGATTCAAATTTTGAATTAGAATACAATTTGGAACATAAAGGGAAAACTGACCTTCTCAAACTTGTGAATGATACAACAGCTATCAATCTTCACTTTATCCGCCAAAGTCATCCACGCGGATTGGGAGATGCTGTTCTGCAAGCCAAAGCTTTTGTTGGTAATGAACCTTTTGTCGTTATGCTTGGTGACGACCTTATGGACATCAATAATGACAACGCTGTGCCATTGACAAAACAACTTATCAATGACTACGAAACTACACACGCATCAACTATCGCTGTTATGCCTGTACCACACGAAGAAGTATCATCTTACGGTGTTATTGCTCCTCAAGGAGAAGGCATTGACGGACTTTATAGCGTTGAAACATTTGTTGAAAAACCAGCCCCTGAAGATGCACCAAGTGACCTTGCAATCATCGGCCGTTATCTTCTTACTCCAGAAATCTTCAATATCCTTGAAACACAAGAACCTGGAGCTGGTAATGAAATTCAATTGACAGATGCTATTGATACCCTTAACAAAACGCAACGTGTTTTCGCCCGCCAATTTAACGGTGACCGCTATGATGTCGGTGACAAATTTGGCTTTATGAAAACTTCTATTGACTATGCCCTTCAACACCCTCAAATCAAAGATAGCATGAAACAATATCTTATCGATTTAGGTAAAGAATTAGAAGCTGATTCAAAAAAAGAAGAAACTAAATAA
- a CDS encoding rhomboid family intramembrane serine protease: protein MKNEIKRNPITIFLLVLTILVFLAMQIVYFGNATSGQAILNFGGMYGAYVSLVPTQLWRLVTPIFVHIGWEHFFFNALTLYFVGQIAEQIWGHHKFLALYVLSGVVGNAFTLFFTPNVIAAGASTSLFGVFAAIMVVGYFGRNSFLKELGRNYQLLILINLLFNLFTPGVGIIGHIGGLVGGILCAIFLPTIVEKDMFKPWQRWLAAGSYVVLNLILILAALL, encoded by the coding sequence ATGAAAAATGAAATTAAAAGAAATCCAATAACGATATTTTTACTGGTTTTAACAATACTTGTCTTTTTGGCAATGCAGATTGTTTATTTTGGCAATGCGACCTCTGGGCAAGCGATCCTTAATTTTGGTGGCATGTATGGTGCTTATGTTAGCCTAGTCCCGACACAATTGTGGCGCTTAGTGACACCAATTTTTGTTCATATTGGTTGGGAACATTTTTTCTTTAATGCCTTAACGCTTTATTTTGTTGGGCAAATTGCAGAGCAGATTTGGGGGCATCATAAATTTTTAGCGCTTTATGTGCTATCAGGAGTGGTTGGAAATGCCTTTACCCTTTTCTTTACGCCAAATGTGATTGCAGCAGGTGCTTCAACATCGCTATTTGGTGTCTTTGCAGCTATTATGGTAGTTGGCTATTTTGGTAGAAATTCTTTTTTGAAAGAATTGGGGCGCAATTACCAATTGTTGATTTTGATTAATTTACTTTTTAATTTATTCACCCCAGGTGTTGGGATTATCGGACATATTGGCGGTCTTGTTGGTGGTATTTTATGTGCTATCTTTTTACCAACAATTGTAGAAAAAGATATGTTTAAACCTTGGCAACGTTGGCTTGCGGCAGGTTCGTATGTCGTTTTAAATCTTATTTTGATTTTGGCTGCGTTGTTATAA
- a CDS encoding 5-formyltetrahydrofolate cyclo-ligase has product MEKSQLRAAILTQLKEHDKAEKATKDKALLEDLVASAAYQNAQTIATYLAFDFEYDTQLLINQAQKDGKKILVPKTYSKGKMIFCPYDKDNLVKTRFGLWEPAVANAVDKSQIDVIHVPGVGFNPAGFRIGYGGGYYDRYLADYDGHTVSTIYEFQKVEFQADCHDMAVKEVFSR; this is encoded by the coding sequence ATGGAAAAATCACAGTTAAGAGCAGCTATTCTGACTCAGTTAAAAGAGCATGACAAGGCGGAGAAAGCTACTAAAGATAAGGCTTTGTTAGAAGATTTAGTCGCGTCAGCAGCTTATCAAAATGCGCAAACAATCGCAACGTATTTAGCTTTTGATTTTGAATACGATACGCAATTGTTAATCAATCAAGCCCAAAAAGATGGGAAAAAAATTCTTGTTCCCAAGACTTATTCCAAAGGAAAAATGATTTTTTGCCCTTACGATAAGGATAATTTGGTGAAAACAAGGTTTGGTCTGTGGGAGCCAGCGGTAGCTAATGCTGTGGATAAGTCGCAAATTGATGTCATTCATGTCCCAGGCGTAGGATTCAATCCGGCTGGTTTTCGTATCGGATATGGCGGCGGTTACTATGACCGTTATTTGGCTGATTATGACGGACATACCGTTAGCACGATTTATGAGTTTCAGAAAGTAGAGTTTCAGGCAGATTGTCATGATATGGCTGTGAAGGAGGTTTTTAGTAGATGA